A single Paraburkholderia sp. FT54 DNA region contains:
- the moaA gene encoding GTP 3',8-cyclase MoaA, with protein sequence MSRRIIPVADLSAVPVIAGPVQTPSGALHDTLARPLRDLRISVTDRCNFRCVYCMPRAVFDKDYSFLPHSALLSFEEIERLARLFVAHGVEKIRLTGGEPLLRKNLEFLIERLAQLTTPAGRPLDLTLTTNGSLLERKARSLKDAGLTRVTVSLDALDDTLFRRMNDADFAVGDVLDGIAAAHAVGLAPVKVNMVVKRGTNDSEIVPMARHFKGSGAVLRFIEYMDVGTSNGWNMTEVLPSADVVTRIAEHFPLAPLEAHSAAETAQRWGYADGGGEIGVISSVTRAFCGSCTRARLSTEGKLYLCLFASSGHDLRALVRNGASDAAIATAIAEIWQDRGDRYSQLRGSASADSHARDGRRVEMSYIGG encoded by the coding sequence ATGTCCCGACGCATCATCCCTGTTGCCGATTTGAGCGCCGTGCCGGTCATCGCCGGCCCGGTGCAGACGCCCAGCGGCGCCCTGCACGACACGCTCGCGCGCCCGTTGCGCGACCTGCGCATTTCGGTCACGGATCGCTGCAATTTCCGGTGCGTCTACTGCATGCCTCGCGCGGTGTTCGACAAGGACTACTCGTTCTTGCCGCACAGCGCCTTGCTGAGCTTCGAGGAAATCGAACGGCTGGCGCGGCTGTTCGTTGCACATGGCGTCGAAAAAATCCGGCTGACGGGCGGCGAACCACTGTTGCGTAAAAATCTGGAATTTCTGATCGAACGGCTCGCGCAACTGACCACCCCGGCGGGCCGCCCGCTCGATCTGACGCTGACCACCAACGGCTCGCTGCTGGAACGCAAGGCGCGCAGCCTGAAAGACGCCGGTTTGACCCGCGTCACGGTGAGTCTCGACGCGCTCGACGACACGCTGTTTCGCCGTATGAACGATGCCGACTTCGCCGTCGGCGACGTGCTGGACGGCATCGCCGCGGCGCATGCGGTGGGCCTCGCGCCGGTCAAGGTCAACATGGTCGTCAAGCGCGGCACCAACGACAGCGAAATCGTGCCGATGGCGCGTCATTTCAAAGGCTCGGGCGCGGTGCTGCGCTTTATCGAATACATGGACGTCGGCACATCGAACGGCTGGAACATGACTGAAGTGCTGCCGTCCGCCGACGTCGTCACGCGCATCGCCGAGCACTTCCCGCTCGCGCCCCTCGAAGCGCACAGCGCCGCCGAAACGGCGCAACGCTGGGGTTACGCGGACGGCGGCGGCGAGATCGGCGTGATTTCGAGCGTGACACGCGCGTTTTGCGGCAGTTGCACGCGAGCGCGGCTGTCGACCGAAGGCAAGCTGTATCTGTGCCTGTTCGCGTCGTCGGGGCACGATCTGCGCGCTCTGGTACGCAATGGCGCGAGCGACGCCGCCATCGCCACCGCCATCGCCGAAATCTGGCAGGACCGCGGCGACCGCTATTCGCAATTGCGCGGCAGCGCCTCGGCCGACTCACACGCGCGGGACGGCCGCCGCGTGGAAATGTCGTACATCGGCGGCTGA